The following are encoded together in the Candidatus Rokuibacteriota bacterium genome:
- a CDS encoding sigma-54-dependent Fis family transcriptional regulator has product MRPRILLAEDEPILRVTLAHDLADAGYEVSAAADGVEGLQRLQECSFDAALLDLKLPKVDGLALLERFKTVNPTGVAVMMTAYGTIHTAVAAMKAGAADYLLKPFPSEELLLLLRGLLASRPRLEAPGPRPASVLQFGELIYASPSMARIADLIATVAPSDATVLVQGETGTGKELVARAIHQHSGRRQQPLITVACAAIPETLLESELFGHERGAFTGAIRERKGRFELAHRGSLFLDEVADLGPAVQAKLLRVLQEREFERVGATRTLKVDVRLISATRKRLEDEVMAGRLREDLYYRLKVITVNLPPLRERKEDVLPLAERFLEKYGRPLGKDVHQFTAEACSHLLTYAWPGNVRELEACIQRAVTLTRNPLVGVKDVALEEGSAPGNQACGLASSLGATIRDAERRYLEEILRSVGGQKTRAAEILGISRKTLWKKLKLLHLE; this is encoded by the coding sequence ATGCGCCCACGGATTCTTCTGGCCGAGGATGAACCGATCCTCCGGGTGACGCTGGCCCACGACCTCGCCGACGCGGGGTACGAGGTCAGCGCGGCGGCCGACGGTGTCGAGGGGCTCCAGCGCCTCCAGGAGTGTTCATTCGACGCGGCTCTGCTGGACCTGAAGCTGCCCAAGGTGGATGGGCTGGCCCTGCTCGAGCGCTTCAAGACGGTGAACCCCACAGGGGTGGCCGTCATGATGACCGCATACGGGACCATCCACACGGCGGTGGCGGCGATGAAAGCGGGGGCCGCCGACTACCTCCTGAAGCCTTTCCCATCGGAGGAGCTTCTCCTGCTGCTCCGGGGACTCCTCGCCTCGCGCCCCCGCCTGGAGGCGCCGGGGCCGAGACCGGCAAGCGTCCTGCAGTTCGGGGAGCTCATCTACGCCAGTCCGAGCATGGCACGCATCGCGGACCTCATCGCCACGGTGGCACCCAGCGACGCCACTGTCCTGGTCCAGGGGGAGACGGGCACGGGCAAGGAGCTCGTGGCGCGGGCCATCCACCAGCACAGCGGGAGACGGCAGCAGCCGCTCATCACGGTCGCCTGCGCGGCGATTCCCGAGACCCTGCTGGAGTCCGAGCTTTTCGGGCACGAGCGCGGGGCTTTCACCGGCGCGATCCGGGAGCGCAAGGGGCGCTTCGAGCTGGCCCACCGGGGCAGCCTCTTCCTCGACGAGGTGGCGGATCTGGGGCCGGCGGTTCAAGCCAAGCTGCTCCGGGTGCTCCAGGAGCGGGAGTTCGAGCGGGTCGGCGCGACCCGCACCCTCAAGGTCGATGTCCGACTGATCTCGGCCACCCGGAAGCGATTGGAAGACGAGGTGATGGCGGGGCGGCTCCGCGAAGACCTCTACTATCGACTCAAGGTGATCACGGTCAACCTGCCGCCACTGCGCGAGCGGAAGGAAGATGTCCTCCCGCTGGCCGAGCGGTTCCTCGAGAAGTATGGCCGGCCCCTGGGGAAGGACGTGCACCAGTTCACCGCCGAGGCGTGCTCTCACCTCCTGACCTACGCCTGGCCCGGAAACGTGCGGGAGCTGGAAGCCTGCATCCAGAGGGCGGTCACGCTGACGAGGAACCCGCTCGTGGGGGTGAAGGACGTGGCCCTGGAGGAAGGTTCCGCGCCCGGAAACCAGGCCTGCGGCCTGGCCTCCTCCCTTGGCGCGACGATCCGGGACGCTGAGCGGCGCTACCTCGAGGAGATCCTCCGGAGCGTCGGCGGCCAGAAGACGCGAGCCGCCGAGATCCTCGGCATCAGCCGGAAGACCCTCTGGAAGAAGCTGAAGCTGCTCCACCTGGAGTGA
- a CDS encoding NapC/NirT family cytochrome c, which produces MGEPRRGRRRRRLTAVLIIGGILLVAGAAGLAGLWHFSTSPLLCNSCHIMKPYVEAWKTSKHKDVTCVKCHYPPGFRETIWVKFQAMTQVVKWATQTYSSKPYAEIEDASCLRSGCHDRRLLDGKVVFKRGIIFDHKPHLEEERRGRQLRCTSCHSQIVVGSHIEVTESSCFLCHFKGMKTARTLQPIAGCTGCHQAPKGDIRVGSVTFNHEEVTKRGIACQNCHLNVVEGEGEAPRTRCFTCHNQPEKLGRYPDTPFLHDFHVARHNIECERCHTEIRHRLPPRIGAPTAAREGDLTRGAALVTP; this is translated from the coding sequence ATGGGCGAGCCCAGGCGGGGGCGGCGCCGGCGGCGTCTCACCGCGGTCCTCATCATCGGGGGAATCCTGCTGGTGGCGGGAGCGGCGGGGTTGGCGGGGCTCTGGCATTTCAGCACGAGCCCGCTGCTCTGCAATTCCTGCCACATCATGAAGCCATACGTCGAGGCCTGGAAGACCTCCAAGCACAAGGACGTCACCTGCGTGAAGTGCCACTACCCACCGGGCTTCCGCGAGACCATCTGGGTCAAGTTCCAGGCGATGACCCAGGTGGTGAAGTGGGCCACCCAGACCTACTCGTCCAAGCCCTACGCCGAGATCGAGGACGCCTCGTGCCTGCGCTCGGGCTGCCACGACCGGCGGCTGCTGGACGGCAAGGTGGTGTTCAAGCGCGGAATCATCTTCGATCACAAGCCGCATCTCGAGGAGGAGCGGCGGGGCCGGCAGCTGCGGTGCACCTCCTGTCACTCGCAGATCGTCGTCGGCAGCCACATCGAGGTCACCGAATCGTCGTGCTTCCTCTGCCACTTCAAGGGGATGAAGACGGCCCGCACGCTCCAGCCCATCGCGGGCTGCACCGGCTGCCATCAGGCCCCCAAGGGGGATATCCGGGTGGGCTCCGTCACGTTCAACCACGAGGAGGTCACGAAGCGCGGCATCGCTTGCCAGAACTGTCACCTCAACGTGGTGGAGGGGGAGGGGGAGGCACCTCGAACCCGTTGCTTCACGTGCCACAACCAGCCGGAGAAGCTCGGGCGCTACCCCGACACGCCCTTCCTTCATGATTTCCACGTGGCCAGGCACAACATCGAGTGCGAGCGCTGTCATACCGAGATCAGGCACAGGCTGCCGCCGAGGATCGGCGCGCCGACGGCAGCCCGTGAGGGCGACCTCACGCGGGGTGCGGCCCTGGTGACGCCGTGA
- a CDS encoding HAMP domain-containing protein produces MSPRLKMILGMEAMLLAVMLAYTVITVRGQASHLFNPARREAELILALAERAVARAMMEGKSAEVQAILQEIGEVPDVTGIRIVDPGGTILRSAKWAEVGRTLRPRERRAEGKPAEPVWDYEARTIGVSRPILNRPVCHACHSQDQTTLGFLEVLLTLPSLEAEMARRWTITALLGILAVVAGGGLLAMYFTLTMGRRIEAIVLAMTRVEAGDFSAKVPEDDRDELGRFGRNFNAMVSRLAEAQRRLRDRHAEEIRRAEHLASLGQMAAGIAHEINNPLAGMQNCVRTLLKHDRDPNRRVQYLEMLREGLGRIGRTVRQLLDFAREVRPQLTRTALAPLVHRCLALVEHELAARRISSAVSVDPALPALVADPHQLEQVFLNILMNALQSMPTGGSLTVSAGPRESEAGSFVEVRIADTGGGIAPDTLPRIFDPFFTTKEVGEGTGLGLSVSYGIVHAHGGVIEVESEVGKGSTFTIALPVGGAGSSDAPTDSSGRG; encoded by the coding sequence GTGTCACCTCGGCTGAAGATGATCCTCGGGATGGAGGCGATGCTCCTGGCGGTGATGCTCGCCTACACGGTCATCACGGTGCGGGGCCAGGCGAGCCATCTCTTCAATCCGGCCAGGCGCGAGGCAGAGCTGATCCTCGCGCTCGCGGAGCGGGCCGTCGCCCGGGCCATGATGGAGGGGAAGAGCGCGGAGGTGCAGGCCATCCTCCAGGAGATCGGCGAGGTCCCGGATGTAACGGGGATAAGGATCGTCGACCCCGGGGGCACCATTCTTCGCTCCGCCAAGTGGGCGGAGGTGGGACGCACCCTGCGGCCGCGAGAACGGCGGGCGGAGGGCAAGCCCGCCGAGCCGGTCTGGGACTACGAGGCCCGCACGATCGGGGTCTCGCGCCCCATCCTGAACCGCCCGGTGTGCCACGCCTGCCATTCGCAGGACCAGACGACCCTCGGCTTCCTCGAGGTCTTGCTCACCCTGCCCAGTCTCGAGGCGGAGATGGCCCGGCGGTGGACCATCACGGCCCTTCTGGGCATCCTCGCCGTGGTGGCTGGCGGAGGCCTGCTCGCCATGTACTTCACGCTCACCATGGGCCGGCGGATCGAGGCCATCGTCCTCGCCATGACCCGGGTCGAGGCCGGTGACTTCAGCGCCAAGGTTCCGGAAGACGACCGTGACGAGCTGGGTCGGTTCGGCAGGAACTTCAACGCCATGGTGTCCCGGCTCGCCGAAGCCCAGCGGCGCCTGCGGGACCGCCACGCGGAGGAGATCCGGCGGGCAGAGCACCTGGCCTCCCTCGGACAGATGGCGGCCGGGATCGCCCACGAAATCAACAACCCGCTCGCCGGAATGCAGAACTGCGTGCGGACCCTTCTCAAGCATGACCGCGACCCGAACCGGCGGGTCCAATACCTGGAGATGCTGCGGGAGGGACTGGGCCGGATAGGCCGGACCGTGAGGCAGCTCCTGGACTTCGCCCGGGAAGTCAGACCACAGCTCACCCGCACGGCGCTCGCCCCGCTCGTGCACCGGTGCCTGGCCCTCGTGGAGCACGAGCTGGCGGCACGGCGGATCTCCTCCGCAGTGTCGGTGGACCCGGCGCTGCCGGCGCTCGTGGCAGATCCCCACCAGCTCGAGCAGGTCTTCCTGAACATCCTGATGAACGCCCTGCAGTCCATGCCGACCGGCGGGAGCCTCACGGTCAGCGCGGGGCCGCGGGAGTCGGAGGCCGGGTCGTTCGTGGAGGTGAGGATCGCGGACACGGGCGGGGGAATTGCGCCCGACACGCTGCCTCGGATCTTCGATCCGTTCTTCACCACCAAGGAGGTGGGGGAAGGGACCGGTCTGGGGCTCTCGGTGAGCTACGGGATCGTGCACGCCCACGGGGGGGTCATCGAGGTGGAGAGCGAGGTCGGCAAGGGGAGCACCTTCACCATCGCCCTGCCGGTTGGTGGGGCAGGGAGCAGCGATGCGCCCACGGATTCTTCTGGCCGAGGATGA